A stretch of the Macellibacteroides fermentans genome encodes the following:
- a CDS encoding ADP-ribosylglycohydrolase family protein has protein sequence MIGAITGDIVGSRFEFNNHKGTDFELFEKGCDYTDDTICTVAVADWLIRRREGPVSLASVMQRWCRRFPYPTGAYGASFFRWIWDESPEPYYSFGNGSAMRVSPVGWCFDSLSETINMATESACITHNHPEGIKGAQAVAAAIYLARTGRTKQEIKYYIESSFGYNLNHSCKQLRIYYQFNETCQHTVPEALVAFLESSDYEDAVRLAVSLGGDSDTLACITGGVAEAFYGLPLRIKIKTLSYLPEKIKKTVEVFYTEFIEPKQKG, from the coding sequence ATGATAGGAGCAATTACAGGCGATATCGTGGGGTCGCGGTTTGAATTTAATAATCACAAGGGAACTGATTTCGAGTTATTTGAAAAAGGGTGTGATTATACAGACGATACTATATGTACTGTTGCTGTGGCCGATTGGTTGATCAGAAGGAGGGAAGGTCCGGTTAGTCTGGCTTCTGTTATGCAAAGATGGTGCCGCCGCTTTCCGTATCCTACAGGTGCTTATGGTGCAAGTTTCTTTCGCTGGATATGGGACGAATCCCCCGAACCGTATTATAGTTTCGGAAATGGATCGGCCATGAGGGTGTCTCCTGTCGGCTGGTGTTTTGATTCCTTAAGCGAAACCATAAACATGGCTACCGAATCGGCCTGCATCACCCACAATCATCCGGAGGGTATTAAAGGTGCCCAGGCTGTGGCAGCAGCTATATACCTGGCGAGGACGGGGCGTACGAAGCAAGAAATTAAATATTATATTGAATCATCCTTTGGATACAATTTGAATCATTCTTGTAAACAATTGCGCATCTATTACCAGTTTAACGAAACCTGCCAGCATACTGTTCCGGAGGCATTGGTGGCTTTTCTGGAAAGTTCAGATTATGAAGATGCGGTTCGTCTGGCTGTATCCCTGGGTGGAGATTCCGATACACTGGCCTGTATAACAGGGGGAGTGGCCGAGGCTTTTTACGGTTTGCCGTTGCGCATAAAAATAAAAACGCTAAGTTATCTGCCCGAAAAAATAAAGAAAACTGTTGAGGTATTCTATACCGAATTTATAGAACCGAAACAGAAAGGATAA